A region of Acidobacteriota bacterium DNA encodes the following proteins:
- a CDS encoding ABC transporter permease, producing the protein MKKEIGILILLVVLCAITAILNPRFLAPANLQNTTRLIGAYGLLGLGLGTVIITGGIDLSVGSVMALLGVLLSIAIQQWHLPGLAAILLIVLAAMALGWLHGFLIARVRLQPFIVTLCGLLFYRGLARFIANDETKGFGEAVGIERWQSLATGNLFGVPTPFVLLLVVSALMWVLIHRSVYGRYLFAVGNNEDAARYSGINSQRMLASAYIICGALTGLAAVVFAFYTNSISPSSHGNFFELYGIAAAVLGGCSLRGGEGSVIGILLGTALLQVLQNLVNLLGIPSSLNFAVMGAVILLGVLADQLLKRKKA; encoded by the coding sequence ATGAAAAAAGAGATCGGCATCCTCATTCTCCTCGTTGTCCTCTGCGCCATCACCGCGATTCTAAACCCGCGCTTTCTGGCGCCCGCAAATTTGCAAAACACGACGCGGCTGATCGGCGCGTATGGCTTGCTGGGTCTGGGCCTGGGCACCGTCATCATTACGGGCGGCATTGATCTGTCGGTCGGTTCGGTAATGGCGCTGCTGGGCGTGCTGCTTTCCATCGCCATTCAACAATGGCATCTGCCGGGGCTGGCGGCGATCTTGTTGATCGTGCTGGCGGCGATGGCCTTGGGTTGGCTGCATGGGTTTTTGATCGCGCGGGTGCGCCTGCAACCCTTCATCGTGACGCTGTGCGGCTTGCTGTTTTATCGCGGGCTGGCGCGCTTCATCGCGAATGACGAGACCAAAGGCTTCGGCGAGGCGGTGGGCATCGAACGCTGGCAGAGCCTGGCGACCGGCAATCTGTTCGGTGTGCCGACGCCCTTTGTGTTGCTGCTGGTCGTCAGCGCGTTGATGTGGGTCTTGATTCACCGCTCGGTGTACGGTCGTTATCTGTTCGCCGTCGGCAACAACGAAGACGCCGCGCGCTATTCGGGCATCAACTCACAACGGATGCTGGCGAGCGCGTATATCATTTGCGGCGCGCTGACGGGGCTGGCCGCTGTCGTCTTTGCCTTTTACACCAACTCGATTTCGCCTTCTTCGCACGGCAATTTCTTTGAGTTATACGGCATCGCGGCAGCGGTGCTCGGCGGTTGTAGCTTGCGCGGCGGCGAAGGCTCGGTCATCGGCATCTTGCTGGGCACGGCGCTATTGCAGGTGTTGCAAAATTTGGTCAACCTGCTGGGCATCCCATCGTCTTTGAATTTTGCGGTGATGGGCGCGGTAATTTTGTTGGGTGTGTTGGCCGATCAATTGTTGAAACGGAAGAAGGCGTAA
- a CDS encoding sugar-binding protein, which translates to MKIGLGRSLASVLAVILSTGLLACSSAKDNAGSGAGGGKKLRLAFVTNNPSDFWTIARKGTEKAASELPNVSVEFQMPGDGTAAGQQRIVDDLVAKGIDGMAISPVDPKNQTGMLNRVASQALVVTQDSDAPASNRICYIGTDNVAAGEQAGKLVKEALPQGGSIMVFVGMLDAQNAKERYEGLQKALAGSNIKIIDVRQDSTDRVRAKSNPADALVQHADLAGMVGLWSYNGPAILNAVKEAGKVGKVKIIAFDEEDETLAGIKDGAIFATVVQQPFEFGYQSIKLMAAYVGGDKSGVPASKQIFVPTLAIKKEEVAAFTEKINKLRGRN; encoded by the coding sequence ATGAAAATTGGACTGGGCCGTAGTCTGGCCAGTGTCTTGGCAGTCATCTTGTCCACAGGCTTGCTGGCCTGTAGCAGCGCGAAGGACAACGCCGGCAGCGGTGCGGGCGGCGGCAAGAAATTGCGGCTCGCCTTTGTCACCAACAACCCATCGGATTTCTGGACGATTGCGCGCAAGGGCACCGAAAAGGCGGCGAGCGAATTGCCCAATGTCAGCGTCGAATTCCAAATGCCGGGCGATGGCACTGCCGCCGGGCAACAACGCATCGTGGACGACCTGGTCGCCAAAGGCATTGACGGCATGGCGATCAGCCCGGTGGATCCCAAAAACCAAACCGGCATGCTCAATCGCGTCGCCAGCCAGGCGCTGGTTGTGACGCAAGACAGCGACGCTCCGGCCAGCAATCGCATCTGCTACATCGGCACTGACAACGTCGCGGCGGGCGAACAGGCGGGCAAACTCGTCAAAGAAGCCTTGCCCCAGGGCGGCAGCATCATGGTTTTCGTCGGCATGCTCGACGCCCAGAATGCCAAAGAGCGTTACGAAGGGCTGCAAAAAGCGCTGGCCGGTTCGAACATCAAAATCATTGACGTCCGCCAGGACAGCACCGACCGTGTGCGAGCCAAATCAAACCCGGCTGACGCCTTAGTGCAACACGCCGATCTGGCCGGCATGGTCGGCCTCTGGTCTTACAACGGCCCGGCCATTTTGAATGCGGTGAAAGAGGCGGGCAAAGTCGGCAAGGTCAAAATCATCGCCTTTGACGAAGAGGACGAAACGCTCGCCGGCATCAAAGACGGCGCGATCTTTGCGACCGTGGTGCAACAGCCGTTCGAATTCGGCTATCAATCCATCAAGCTGATGGCGGCCTATGTGGGCGGTGACAAGTCGGGCGTGCCAGCCAGTAAGCAGATATTCGTGCCGACGCTGGCGATCAAGAAGGAAGAGGTCGCCGCGTTTACCGAAAAGATCAACAAATTGCGCGGACGGAACTAG
- a CDS encoding TolC family protein: MMRLEKSVGADLCVCPGGLRPIGDDKPVDGLKLFVGVKLDRGRHTGLPLRWLALALLLLATSTFAQDALTLDQATTQALQHNRLIKNDELEIAKAVERIEIARTRRLPEFEISALGLQPFAPIDFRFGRGSLGLLPGGTAFPTRDTTVGSGFRPTAFITARASQPITQLRRINLGIELETLNQRLAETKLEAQRRNVTNQVKRAYYAVLQTQSALAALEESLKLHRELDRVVGEYVVQKVVLAADGLDVKTQLANDEYETLRLRNTLAAQKEQLNQLRGSELLAEFEVAPAAELTLAEFDLKAAQTRALEHRAELQEARLKQQQAAVARRLKQAEDLPEVSLTAGTFAPLGLEFVPRTITGIGVSLKWEPFDWGRRKRELALASRTIEQTANLTREAETQILLDVNTRFRKLTEARALLRVAQAAQTATIEKLRVATNKFKQESALFRDVLQTQAAVADANHQYQQALLAFLTARADFEKALGEP, encoded by the coding sequence ATGATGCGTTTAGAGAAAAGCGTAGGGGCAGACCTGTGTGTCTGCCCCGGTGGCCTCAGACCTATTGGCGATGACAAACCTGTTGATGGTCTCAAACTCTTCGTAGGCGTCAAACTCGACCGGGGCAGACACACAGGTCTGCCCCTACGTTGGCTGGCGCTGGCGCTCTTGTTACTCGCCACGTCTACTTTCGCCCAAGACGCGCTCACGCTCGACCAGGCAACCACGCAAGCACTACAACACAACCGCCTCATCAAAAACGACGAGCTTGAAATCGCCAAAGCCGTCGAACGCATCGAGATTGCCCGCACGCGCCGCCTGCCCGAATTCGAAATCAGCGCGCTCGGCCTGCAACCCTTCGCACCGATTGATTTCCGGTTTGGTCGCGGCAGTCTTGGCCTGTTGCCCGGTGGCACGGCTTTCCCCACACGCGACACGACAGTCGGCAGCGGCTTTCGGCCCACGGCCTTTATCACCGCGCGCGCCTCGCAACCCATCACGCAATTGCGCCGCATCAACCTGGGCATCGAACTCGAAACGCTCAATCAACGCCTGGCCGAAACCAAGCTCGAAGCCCAGCGCCGCAACGTCACCAACCAGGTCAAACGCGCTTATTACGCCGTGCTGCAAACGCAAAGCGCGCTGGCCGCCTTGGAAGAATCGTTGAAGCTGCACCGCGAACTCGACCGCGTCGTGGGCGAATACGTCGTGCAAAAAGTCGTACTTGCCGCCGATGGTTTAGACGTGAAAACGCAACTCGCCAACGACGAATACGAAACGCTGCGCTTGCGCAACACGCTGGCCGCACAAAAGGAACAACTCAATCAATTGCGCGGCAGCGAGTTGCTCGCCGAGTTTGAAGTCGCGCCCGCCGCCGAACTAACGCTGGCTGAATTCGATCTGAAAGCTGCGCAAACACGCGCGCTCGAACATCGCGCCGAATTGCAGGAAGCGCGTTTGAAACAGCAACAAGCCGCCGTCGCGCGCCGTTTGAAACAGGCCGAAGACTTACCCGAAGTCAGTTTGACGGCGGGCACCTTCGCCCCGCTCGGTTTGGAATTCGTCCCGCGCACCATCACCGGCATCGGCGTGTCGCTGAAATGGGAACCCTTTGATTGGGGCCGCCGCAAACGCGAACTCGCGCTGGCCAGCCGCACCATCGAACAAACCGCCAACCTGACGCGCGAAGCCGAAACGCAAATCCTGCTTGATGTGAATACGCGCTTCCGCAAGCTGACCGAAGCGCGCGCCTTGTTGCGCGTCGCGCAAGCCGCGCAAACGGCAACGATTGAAAAGCTGCGCGTGGCGACGAACAAGTTCAAACAGGAAAGCGCGCTGTTCCGCGACGTGCTGCAAACCCAAGCCGCCGTCGCCGACGCGAATCATCAATACCAACAGGCGCTGCTGGCGTTTTTGACCGCGCGCGCCGACTTTGAAAAAGCTTTGGGAGAACCCTAA
- a CDS encoding patatin-like phospholipase family protein, with translation MANQFTIAMTTDDPRLTKTIPPTPPPLVKPKRKPKPPRPKVGVVLGSGGMKAFAAIPLFEFLDQAGIAVDLLVGCSGGAIMCAAIGSGLTPAGIRQIAPDILNSKIFGNFDYRSLLSILNARFGKFTKTSSIIKPDKMREIYRYLWGDKQLENLRPRTLIQTTDMLTGEGVVLTRGSVVDAVYASGAFFPVLPPQQLEGRWLSDGAYSAPVPVIEAVKRNMDVIIAMDFAERSTVEPEGFFDCFYRYIDTQMTTLKRSQMFLSIELHHHEIINIEVNFDQPISFRATNALEAVLAKGAEAVAHNKEAILSAIRSFAETRREE, from the coding sequence GTGGCAAACCAATTCACCATCGCTATGACGACCGACGATCCCCGTTTGACCAAAACCATCCCCCCCACGCCGCCGCCCTTGGTGAAGCCCAAGCGCAAGCCCAAACCGCCACGCCCCAAAGTCGGCGTCGTGCTGGGCAGCGGCGGGATGAAAGCCTTCGCGGCCATTCCGCTGTTTGAATTTCTGGATCAGGCCGGCATCGCCGTGGATTTGCTGGTCGGTTGCAGCGGCGGCGCGATCATGTGCGCGGCCATCGGTTCAGGCCTGACGCCCGCCGGCATTCGCCAGATCGCGCCCGACATTTTGAACTCGAAGATTTTCGGCAACTTCGATTACCGCTCGCTGCTGAGCATCCTCAACGCGCGCTTCGGCAAGTTCACCAAGACATCGAGCATCATCAAACCCGATAAGATGCGCGAGATTTACCGCTACCTCTGGGGCGACAAGCAGCTTGAAAACCTGCGCCCACGCACGCTCATTCAAACCACCGACATGCTCACCGGCGAAGGCGTCGTGCTCACGCGCGGTTCCGTCGTGGACGCCGTTTACGCCTCCGGCGCGTTCTTCCCCGTGCTGCCGCCGCAACAGCTCGAAGGGCGCTGGCTGAGCGATGGCGCATACAGCGCGCCCGTGCCCGTCATCGAAGCCGTCAAACGCAACATGGACGTCATCATCGCGATGGATTTCGCCGAACGCTCGACGGTCGAACCCGAAGGCTTTTTCGATTGCTTCTATCGTTACATTGACACGCAGATGACCACGCTCAAACGCAGCCAGATGTTTCTATCCATCGAACTGCACCACCACGAAATCATCAACATCGAAGTCAATTTCGACCAGCCGATCAGCTTCCGCGCCACCAACGCGCTCGAAGCCGTGCTCGCCAAAGGCGCAGAGGCCGTCGCGCATAACAAAGAAGCGATCCTGTCAGCGATTCGCAGCTTTGCAGAGACGAGGAGGGAGGAATGA
- a CDS encoding DPP IV N-terminal domain-containing protein, producing MVFDTAVAPHWLESGERFWYSYETNQGKKWWLVDPLKKAKTPLFDNAKLAALLTNLTRIPYDAQHLPIQTIKFIKGDTAFQFDANVPRDAEIPGLKKEEAVMSGRGEAGRGPQGGGAQQQGQRATPSPTPAPRTRPIYFEYELASGKLTLLPDFKPPQKPRWASVSPDEKTIIFARGHNLFMMDAANYEKAKVKEDDATIVETQLTTDGEENYGFERRLQEEEKRNYKFSDKNKTPRVPAGRIFWAKDSKKFAVQRDDARKVADLWVINSLANPRPTLETYRYGMPGEENQPQAELEVFEPATKGRVKIKSDQFKDQQIGVYTAPVSNADRERARTFQVDRGEQDQQVQQGPPGGGQGLEPKWLSDSSDKLYFNRTSRDLKKIDVCVADTTTGEVKTLIEERLNTYVEIKPLRLLSTGELIHWSERDGWGHYYLFDANGTLKNQITTGEFVCDDIEGVDERTRTLYFNANGREADEDPYYEHVYSVNLNGSGLKLLAPGNASHAAATADSNKYFIDTCSRVNTAPESVLYDQSGNTVMKLEATDMTAMAEAGFKYPEPFKVKADDGITDLFGVMYKPFDFDANKRYPIIAYVYPGPQTESVTKTFTPRNDRIALAQFGFIVIEVGNRGGNPQRSKWYHTFGYGNLRDYGLADKKAAIEQLSRRNAYIDIDRVGIFGHSGGGFMSTAAMLVYPDFFKVAVSSSGNHENNIYNRWWSEKHHGVKEVTDNEGNIKFEYQIEKNSELAKNLKGHLMLATGDIDNNVHPANTLRMADALIKANKRFDFVILPGKRHGYADATNYFFWVRADYFCKHLLGDMTDSVDMVELNREREQTGDRNQQRGRGPDEP from the coding sequence ATGGTCTTTGACACCGCCGTCGCGCCGCATTGGCTGGAGAGTGGAGAGCGGTTCTGGTACAGCTACGAAACCAATCAGGGCAAGAAATGGTGGCTGGTGGATCCGCTCAAAAAAGCCAAGACGCCGCTGTTTGACAACGCCAAGCTGGCGGCGCTGCTGACCAATCTGACGCGCATTCCGTATGACGCCCAGCATCTGCCGATCCAGACCATCAAGTTCATCAAAGGCGACACGGCCTTTCAATTCGACGCCAATGTGCCGCGCGACGCCGAGATTCCCGGCTTGAAAAAAGAGGAGGCGGTTATGTCCGGACGCGGCGAGGCCGGGCGTGGCCCGCAAGGCGGTGGAGCGCAACAGCAAGGCCAACGCGCTACGCCGTCGCCCACACCTGCGCCGCGCACACGCCCGATTTATTTTGAATACGAATTGGCGAGCGGCAAACTGACGCTGCTGCCCGATTTCAAACCGCCGCAAAAACCGCGCTGGGCTTCAGTTTCGCCCGACGAGAAAACGATCATCTTCGCGCGCGGCCACAACCTGTTCATGATGGACGCGGCCAATTACGAGAAAGCCAAAGTCAAAGAAGACGACGCGACCATTGTCGAAACCCAACTCACCACCGACGGCGAAGAGAACTACGGTTTCGAGCGCCGCTTGCAAGAAGAAGAAAAACGCAACTACAAATTCAGCGACAAAAACAAAACGCCGCGCGTGCCGGCGGGCCGCATCTTCTGGGCAAAGGACTCCAAGAAATTCGCCGTTCAGCGCGACGATGCGCGCAAGGTCGCCGATCTCTGGGTCATCAATTCGCTGGCGAATCCGCGCCCGACGCTCGAAACCTACCGCTACGGCATGCCGGGCGAAGAGAATCAGCCGCAAGCCGAACTCGAAGTCTTCGAACCGGCCACCAAGGGCCGCGTCAAAATCAAATCCGACCAGTTCAAAGACCAGCAAATCGGCGTTTACACCGCGCCCGTCAGCAACGCCGACCGTGAGCGCGCGCGCACTTTCCAAGTGGATCGCGGCGAACAGGATCAGCAAGTACAGCAAGGCCCGCCCGGCGGCGGTCAGGGCCTCGAACCCAAATGGCTGAGCGATTCATCAGACAAACTCTATTTCAACCGCACCAGCCGCGACCTGAAAAAGATTGATGTGTGCGTGGCTGATACGACGACCGGCGAAGTCAAGACATTGATTGAAGAGCGCCTAAACACTTACGTCGAGATCAAACCGCTGCGCTTGCTCAGCACGGGCGAACTGATTCATTGGTCGGAACGCGACGGTTGGGGGCATTACTATTTGTTTGACGCGAACGGCACGTTGAAAAATCAGATCACGACAGGCGAGTTTGTTTGCGACGACATCGAGGGCGTGGATGAACGGACACGCACGCTCTATTTCAACGCCAACGGGCGCGAGGCTGACGAAGACCCCTATTACGAGCACGTCTACAGTGTGAACCTCAACGGCAGCGGCTTGAAATTGCTCGCGCCCGGCAATGCCTCGCACGCCGCCGCGACCGCTGATTCAAACAAGTATTTCATTGATACTTGCTCGCGTGTGAACACCGCGCCCGAATCCGTGCTGTACGATCAATCCGGCAACACGGTGATGAAGTTGGAAGCGACCGACATGACCGCGATGGCCGAAGCCGGTTTCAAGTACCCCGAACCCTTCAAGGTCAAGGCCGACGACGGCATCACCGATTTGTTCGGCGTGATGTATAAGCCTTTCGATTTCGACGCGAATAAACGCTATCCGATCATCGCGTATGTTTATCCGGGGCCGCAGACTGAGAGCGTGACGAAGACGTTTACGCCACGCAATGATCGCATCGCGCTCGCGCAATTTGGCTTCATCGTCATCGAAGTCGGCAATCGCGGCGGCAACCCGCAACGCTCGAAGTGGTATCACACCTTCGGCTACGGCAACCTGCGCGATTATGGGCTGGCCGACAAAAAGGCCGCGATTGAGCAACTGTCGCGGCGGAATGCCTACATTGACATTGACCGCGTCGGCATCTTCGGACATTCGGGCGGCGGCTTTATGTCCACTGCGGCGATGCTGGTCTATCCAGACTTTTTCAAAGTGGCCGTGTCCTCATCGGGCAATCACGAGAACAACATTTACAACCGCTGGTGGAGCGAGAAACACCACGGCGTCAAAGAGGTCACCGACAACGAGGGCAATATCAAGTTTGAATACCAGATCGAGAAGAATTCCGAGTTGGCAAAAAACTTGAAAGGTCATCTGATGCTGGCGACGGGCGACATTGACAACAATGTGCATCCGGCGAATACGCTGCGGATGGCGGATGCGCTGATCAAGGCGAACAAGCGTTTCGATTTCGTCATCCTGCCCGGCAAGCGCCACGGTTATGCCGACGCGACGAATTATTTCTTCTGGGTGCGCGCCGACTATTTCTGCAAACACCTGTTGGGCGACATGACCGACAGCGTGGATATGGTCGAATTGAATCGCGAACGCGAACAGACCGGCGACCGCAATCAACAGCGCGGACGCGGGCCGGATGAGCCGTAA
- a CDS encoding sugar ABC transporter ATP-binding protein has protein sequence MANPLLEMQGISKRFPGVVALQDVSLTVNAGAGNAGEIVALVGENGAGKSTLMKTLGGIVQPDAGTIRFNGQPVTFNAVSDSLGLGIGFIHQELNVFPNLDVAANVFLGREPRRGGWLSLIDRATLEAETAKLLNRLGVEVAPSTLLGELSIAQQQMVEIAKALSLNAKLLIMDEPTSSLTLTETNRLLEVAKDLRAHGVSIIYISHRLGEVVELADRVVVLRDGKNAGTLTREELTHDRIVQLMVGRDLAHVHKVQEVPAQADYFRVENLRTRRYPAQAVSFSVGQGEVLGVAGLIGAGRSEVAQAIFGVEPPLAGSVTLAGTTLTIHSAQDAMRHGIALIPEDRRGLGLLTEWRVQENITLATLPRYAKLNLLQPAAENKVAVEMATKLRVKAPSVAAKVSELSGGNQQKVVLAKWLLQKLNLIIFDEPTRGIDIGAKSEIYELINQLAADGAAVIVISSDLEEILRISDRVAVMHEGKLTGILPRGECSEEAIMKLAVGHR, from the coding sequence ATGGCAAACCCATTGCTCGAAATGCAAGGCATCAGCAAACGCTTCCCCGGCGTGGTGGCGTTGCAAGACGTGTCTCTCACTGTCAACGCAGGTGCGGGCAACGCGGGCGAAATCGTCGCGCTGGTGGGTGAGAACGGCGCAGGCAAGTCTACGCTGATGAAAACACTGGGCGGCATCGTGCAACCCGATGCGGGTACGATCCGCTTCAATGGCCAACCGGTAACGTTCAACGCCGTCAGCGATTCGTTGGGGTTGGGCATCGGCTTTATTCACCAGGAACTCAACGTCTTTCCCAATCTGGATGTCGCGGCCAATGTCTTCCTCGGACGCGAACCGCGCCGGGGCGGCTGGCTCAGCCTGATTGATCGCGCCACGCTGGAAGCCGAGACTGCCAAGCTACTCAACCGACTTGGCGTAGAAGTCGCGCCCAGTACCTTGCTGGGGGAACTTTCGATTGCCCAGCAACAGATGGTCGAAATCGCCAAGGCGCTCTCGCTCAACGCCAAGCTGCTGATTATGGATGAGCCGACATCGAGCCTGACGCTGACCGAGACCAATCGTTTGCTGGAAGTCGCCAAAGATTTGCGCGCCCACGGCGTCAGCATCATTTACATCTCGCATCGCTTGGGCGAAGTGGTTGAACTGGCCGACCGCGTGGTTGTGCTGCGTGATGGCAAGAATGCGGGCACGCTCACACGTGAAGAGCTGACGCACGACCGCATCGTGCAATTGATGGTCGGACGCGATTTGGCGCACGTCCACAAAGTGCAGGAAGTCCCCGCCCAGGCCGATTACTTCCGCGTCGAAAACCTGCGCACACGCCGCTATCCCGCCCAGGCTGTTTCGTTCAGCGTCGGCCAAGGCGAAGTGCTCGGCGTCGCCGGCCTCATCGGCGCGGGCCGCAGCGAAGTCGCCCAAGCCATTTTCGGCGTCGAACCGCCGCTCGCGGGCAGCGTCACGCTCGCTGGCACGACGCTGACGATTCATTCAGCGCAAGACGCCATGCGCCACGGCATCGCACTGATTCCCGAAGACCGGCGCGGGCTGGGCTTGTTGACCGAGTGGCGGGTTCAAGAGAACATCACGCTGGCGACACTGCCGCGTTATGCCAAACTGAATTTGTTGCAACCGGCTGCGGAAAACAAAGTCGCCGTCGAGATGGCCACCAAGTTACGGGTCAAAGCGCCTTCGGTCGCGGCTAAGGTTTCGGAACTCAGCGGTGGCAATCAACAAAAAGTCGTGCTGGCGAAATGGCTGTTGCAAAAGCTCAACCTCATCATCTTTGACGAACCCACGCGCGGCATAGACATCGGCGCCAAGAGCGAAATTTACGAACTGATCAATCAACTCGCCGCTGACGGTGCGGCGGTCATCGTCATCAGCAGCGACCTGGAAGAAATCCTGCGCATCAGCGACCGCGTCGCCGTCATGCACGAAGGCAAGCTGACCGGCATCTTGCCGCGCGGGGAATGCAGCGAAGAAGCGATTATGAAGTTGGCAGTGGGTCACAGATGA
- a CDS encoding STAS domain-containing protein, whose protein sequence is MNYSYQQRGALREVVLQGQLDTSVPRSFESELLGFIASGERQLVFDFAQVDYLTSSGIRILLHVFKTMTAVNGRIVFHSLNPRVKHVFEIAGLTQVFRIYDTPGEALQGLALTGMLPPQALLNADPA, encoded by the coding sequence ATGAACTATTCGTACCAGCAACGCGGCGCTTTGCGCGAAGTCGTGCTGCAAGGTCAGCTCGACACCAGCGTCCCGCGCAGCTTTGAGAGCGAATTGCTCGGCTTCATCGCCAGCGGTGAACGGCAACTGGTCTTCGATTTCGCACAGGTGGATTACCTGACCAGTTCGGGCATTCGCATCCTGCTGCACGTGTTCAAAACGATGACGGCGGTGAATGGGCGCATCGTCTTCCATTCGCTCAATCCGCGCGTCAAACACGTGTTTGAGATTGCCGGACTGACGCAAGTCTTCCGCATCTACGACACGCCGGGCGAAGCGCTGCAAGGTTTGGCGCTGACTGGAATGCTGCCGCCACAAGCGCTGCTCAACGCCGACCCGGCCTGA
- the cobA gene encoding uroporphyrinogen-III C-methyltransferase, which produces MSRSGKVYLVGAGPGDPGLLTVKGRDLLAGADCVIYDYLVNPEIVGLARAGAELLFVGKRGGQHCIAQDEINRLLLTKAAQHGVVVRLKGGDPFVFGRGGEEAEALAAAGIAWEVVPGVSAGIAVPAYAGIPVTQRGISSSVAFITAHDDPAQESAASRRAQLSADTLVFFMGVARIEQLVNELLAHGRAPTTPVAVIRWGTRAEQEVYTSDLRNIAALLANHPIKPPALIVVGEVVRLRERLRWFAESAPQSSPSNNA; this is translated from the coding sequence TTGAGCCGCAGCGGCAAAGTTTATCTCGTCGGCGCGGGGCCGGGCGATCCCGGCTTGCTGACGGTCAAAGGGCGCGATTTGCTGGCAGGGGCCGATTGCGTGATCTACGATTACTTGGTCAACCCTGAGATCGTAGGGCTGGCGCGCGCCGGGGCCGAATTGCTTTTCGTCGGCAAACGCGGCGGGCAGCATTGCATCGCGCAAGACGAAATCAACCGCTTGTTGCTGACCAAAGCCGCCCAGCATGGCGTGGTCGTGCGGTTGAAAGGCGGCGACCCATTTGTTTTCGGACGCGGCGGCGAAGAGGCCGAGGCGCTGGCTGCCGCGGGCATCGCCTGGGAAGTCGTCCCCGGCGTCAGCGCGGGCATTGCCGTACCGGCTTATGCGGGTATTCCCGTGACGCAGCGCGGCATCAGCAGTTCGGTCGCCTTCATCACCGCGCACGACGATCCCGCACAAGAGAGCGCCGCATCCCGCCGGGCGCAACTCAGCGCTGACACGCTGGTCTTTTTCATGGGCGTCGCGCGGATTGAGCAGTTGGTCAATGAACTGCTCGCGCATGGCCGCGCTCCCACCACGCCCGTGGCCGTGATTCGCTGGGGCACGCGCGCCGAGCAAGAAGTTTACACCAGCGACTTGCGCAACATCGCCGCCTTGTTGGCGAATCACCCAATCAAACCGCCCGCCCTGATCGTCGTCGGCGAAGTCGTGCGCCTGCGTGAACGCCTACGCTGGTTTGCCGAATCAGCCCCGCAAAGTTCGCCATCCAACAATGCCTAA
- a CDS encoding bifunctional precorrin-2 dehydrogenase/sirohydrochlorin ferrochelatase, giving the protein MRYYPIHLDLQGRPVLMVGGGVIAEGKTEQLLAAGAQVRIVSPTLTARLAELVVQGTLTWRAGEFQADDLAGIFLVFSATDDQSVNEAVARAAAERQLLCNVVDQPALCNFITPALVTRGALQISISTAGGSPTVAQLVKRHIAATIGEEYGALLELAAQLRTELKARGVGYAARRDLLNQFVESEALALLRAGRRAEAEQLARALGQAAKLQNNQTTGDTGNTGEAKGI; this is encoded by the coding sequence ATGCGTTACTACCCAATCCATCTTGATCTGCAAGGTCGGCCTGTCTTGATGGTGGGCGGCGGTGTCATTGCCGAAGGCAAAACCGAACAACTGCTGGCCGCCGGTGCGCAGGTGCGCATCGTCAGTCCAACTCTCACTGCGCGGTTGGCTGAATTGGTGGTGCAAGGCACATTGACCTGGCGCGCAGGCGAATTTCAAGCCGATGATCTGGCAGGCATCTTTCTGGTGTTCAGCGCGACCGATGATCAGTCTGTCAATGAAGCCGTCGCCCGCGCCGCTGCTGAACGCCAGTTGCTCTGCAATGTCGTAGACCAACCGGCGCTTTGTAATTTCATCACGCCCGCATTGGTCACGCGCGGCGCGTTGCAAATCAGCATTTCCACGGCGGGCGGCAGCCCAACGGTTGCGCAACTGGTCAAACGCCACATCGCCGCGACGATTGGCGAAGAGTACGGCGCGTTGCTGGAACTGGCTGCGCAGTTGCGCACGGAACTGAAAGCGCGCGGCGTCGGTTATGCCGCGCGGCGCGATCTGTTGAATCAATTTGTCGAATCGGAAGCACTGGCGCTGTTGCGCGCGGGACGCCGGGCAGAGGCTGAGCAGTTGGCGCGCGCGCTTGGGCAAGCTGCCAAATTACAGAACAATCAAACCACGGGGGACACAGGGAACACGGGGGAGGCCAAAGGTATTTAG